In Juglans regia cultivar Chandler chromosome 13, Walnut 2.0, whole genome shotgun sequence, the following proteins share a genomic window:
- the LOC108987651 gene encoding nicotinamide adenine dinucleotide transporter 2, mitochondrial-like, whose translation MTVPRESSHRCRDDGVPTIRDLICHAGSGASAGAIAATFMCPLDVIKTRLQVHGLPPGHKGSVIVSSLKDILRTEGFKGLYRGLSPTIVALLPNWAVYFTVYEHLKGLLQSHVDSTNQLTIGANVIAAAGAGAATSITTNPLWVVKTRLQTQGMRQGIVPYKSMLSALTRIAHEEGIRGLYSGIVPSLAGISHVAIQFPAYEKIKCYMARRSNTTVDKLSPGSVAVASSVAKVIASVMTYPHEVVRSRLQEQGLARNNGVRYEGVIDCIRKVFQKEGLPGFYRGCATNLLRTTPSAVITFTSYEMIHRFLEQVIPPDKEHS comes from the exons ATGACTGTTCCCAGGGAGTCTTCTCATCGTTGCCGCGATGATGGTGTTCCAACCATCAGAGATTTAATCTGCCACGCAGGTTCCGGTGCCTCCGCCG GGGCGATTGCGGCGACCTTTATGTGCCCGTTGGATGTGATCAAGACAAGGCTACAGGTCCATGGCCTCCCTCCTGGCCACAAAG GTAGTGTCATTGTCTCAAGCCTAAAGGACATATTAAGGACTGAAGGTTTCAAGGGATTGTATCGTGGCCTTTCACCTACAATAGTAGCATTACTTCCAAACTGGGCG GTCTACTTCACAGTTTATGAGCATCTAAAAGGCCTACTCCAGTCACATG TGGATAGCACAAATCAACTCACTATTGGAGCAAATGTGATAGCTGCTGCTGGTGCTGGGGCTGCCACTTCTATCACCACAAATCCATTGTGGGTTGTTAAGACCAGGCTGCAA ACACAGGGAATGAGGCAGGGCATCGTTCCCTACAAAAGTATGCTTTCTGCTTTGACAAGGATTGCACATGAGGAAGGCATTCGAGGGCTGTATAG TGGCATTGTTCCTTCATTGGCTGGGATAAGTCATGTTGCAATTCAATTTCCTGCATATGAAAAGATCAAGTGTTATATGGCAAGAAGGA gtAACACAACTGTTGATAAGTTGAGTCCTGGAAGTGTTGCTGTTGCTTCATCGGTTGCAAAAGTGATTGCCTCTGTGATGACCTATCCGCATGAG GTAGTGCGATCCCGGCTGCAAGAGCAAGGGCTGGCCAGAAACAATGGAGTCCGATATGAAGGGGTTATCGATTGTATTAGGAAGGTGTTCCAAAAGGAAGGCCTTCCTGGTTTTTACCGCGGTTGTGCAACTAATCTGTTGAGAACAACTCCATCTGCGGTCATTACGTTTACCAGTTATGAGATGATACATCGATTCTTGGAGCAGGTTATACCTCCAGACAAGGAGCATTCATAG